From the genome of Oscillospiraceae bacterium:
AACAGTGGAAGGAACTACCGCACCTGCATAGTGCTGTGTGATGTAGTCCTGCGTTTCTTTACTGGTCAGTGCCTTGTAAAGGGCTTTCAGATCCGCACGGTTTTCGTCGCCCTCACGCACAGCTAAAACATTGGCATAGGTTTTAGCTGCAACAGAAGTGTTCTTTTCCACAGCCAGCGCGTCCTTTACTTTCAACCCGCCGCTGATTGCATAGTTACCGTTGATAACAGCGAGGTCTACGTCCTGAATGGAGCGGGGCAGCTGTGCTGCTTCAATTTCCTGGATCTTAATATTTTTGGGGTTGCTTTCGATATCTTTCTTTGTGGCGGTAATACCTGCACCGCTTTTCAGTTTGATAATGCCGTTGTCCTGCAAAAGCAGCAGGGCGCGCGCTTCATTGGTTGTGTCGTTTGGCACAGAAATGGTTGCGCCGTCTTTTAAGTCAGCAAGCTTTTTGGTCTTGCCGGCATAAATACCGAAAGGCTCATAGTGGACAGGCCCCATGGAGACAATGTGTGTGTTCTTCTCTTTGTTGAAGCTGTCCAGGTACGGTTTGTGCTGGAAGTAGTTGGCATCTAGGCTCTTGCTGTCCAGTGCAAGGTTTGGCTGCACATAGTCAGAAAACTCTTTGACAACCAGGGTGTAGCCCTCTTTTGCCAGCTGCTGCTTGACAACGTTGTTTAAAATCTCTTCATGCGGGGAAGGGGAAGCACCTACAGTAATGGTTCCGCCCTTTGCCGCAGTGGTGGTGGTGGAAGCTGCTGCAGAAGCACTTCCCGCCGCAGAGGAAGCCGAGCTGCCGCAGCCGGCCAAAGTGCCTGCTGCAAAAACAGCTGCTAAAGTGAACGCAAGTATCTTTTTCATAAAGTATCCCTCCTGATAATTAAATCTGAAACTATTGTATGTACAATCGGCAAAACGCCGAAAGAAACCGAATCAAAGCTTTCGTTTGTCGGAAGCGTTGGCAATTTTCAGGCCCACGCCCTGTAGAATTTGGGTAATAACAACCAGCAGGACCACGGTAATCAGCATGGTCACACTGTCATAGCGATAGTAGCCGTAGTTTGTAGCAATGGTGCCAAGCCCGCCGCCGCCGATAAAACCAGCCATAGCCGAGTAGCCGAGAATGGTGGTTGTAGCGATTGCCATGTTGCGCAGCAGGCCGGGCTTTGCTTCTGGCAGCAGAACTTTCCAAATTGTCTGCCAAGTGGTACAACCCATGGACTGCGCAGCCTCAACCACGCCGGCATCTACATCGGCCAAGGGGCTCTCAACCAGCCTGGCGACAAAGGGGGCGGCACTGATAGTCAGCGGAACAATGGTAGCGTTGGTGCCAATTGAGGTGCCAGCAATCATTCGCGTAAAAGGAATGATTGCAACCATTAAAATCAAAAACGGAACGCTGCGCGTGATGTTGACGACAATATCTACAATTTTATAAACACCGGCATTTGGCCGAATACCGTTTTTCGCGGTAACAACCAAGATAACACCCAGCGGCAGACCAATTACATAGGCAAAGAATGTACTGAAAAGGACCATGTACAGAGACTCTAAAATTCCCTGCCCAAAAAGCGGAAGCATATCACTGCTCATCTGCTGTCACCTCCTCTGCGGTTAAGCCGCGTGCTTTGCAGAAAGCAATCATGCGGTCACCAAGGCTGCGGTCTTCCGGCAGCTGCAGTACCATCTGGCCCACAGCTTTTCCGTTTATGTCGCGTGTGTCGGCATACATAATGTTGACCTCAGACTGAAAGTGCAGTACCAGCTGCGCAACGACCGGCTCACAGGAATCAACACCGTCAAAGACAATCCGCACCTGCCGCCGGCCGAGCGCCTGCTCTTTTTGCCCGGGGCCGGGCAGCACCAGCTTTTTGGCTGCTTCGGTTTTGGGGTTTGCAAAGATTTCGCGTACCGGGCCGGTTTCTACGACTTTTCCGCTGGAAAGAATTGCAACCTTGCTACAGATTTCCTCTATAACGTTCATCTGGTGCGTAATAACCAGTATCGTAATGCCGTACGTGGTGTTGATTTTTTTGAGCAGCTGTAAAATACTCAGTGTAGTAGAGGGGTCCAGTGCACTGGTGGCTTCGTCGCACAGAAGCATTTTCGGCTCTGTTGCCAAGGCGCGTGCAATGGCAACACGCTGCTTTTGTCCGCCGGAAAGCTGGCTGGGGTAGCTGCCTGACCAATCGGAAAGGCCAACGGTTTCGAGCAGGTCGGCCGCTTTTGCGCAGGCCTCTTTTTTGGGTACGCCGGCGATTTCCATAGGGAAGCTTACGTTGCGCAGGGCAGTGCGCTGCATCAGCAGATTGAACTGCTGAAAAACCATGCTGATGGAGCGCCGCGCTTTGCGCAGCTGGGCCGGGGCAGCTGCCACCATGTCCTGCCCATCAAACAGCACGCTGCCACTGGTGGGCGTTTCGAGCAAATTGATACATCGCACAAGGGAGCTCTTCCCGGCGCCGCTCATTCCGATGATTCCGAAAATTTCGCCGCGCTCTACAGTTAGGTCCACATGCTGCAGGGCTTCCACTTCACCGCCGCGGGTGGTGTAGGTCTTGCAGAGGTCGCGGACCTCTAAGATCGATTTTGCCATAAAATTTCCTCTTTCCATACTTTTTAAAAAAGCTGGGTAACGCAAAAAGATAAAGAAAAAAGCGGCACAGCTCGCAGGCTGCTCCGCTGGATCAATCCCGTAATTACAAAAGACAGGCAGCCTTTTGACAGGGGAAGCTCCGGCCGGCAGTTTTGCAGCGGCACATCATCACAGTACACATCACACACATGCGGCACATAATCTTCCCTCCATTCTGCAAACGCTGAAATCTTACAAACTTTATCTATTTAGTATGTATTTCATGGTATAGTGTACACACTCTCATTTGCTTTGTCAAGCTTTTTTAAAAAGAAATCTTCTTTTCTGCATAAAGAGCAGCGCTAAACTGCAAAAAGAAGCGGGTGAGTTCTGTATTTTCCACAGAAGACAGCCCGCTTCTGCCGTTTTGCGCATTCTTTCTGCCGGTTTCAGTCGTCCGGCATCCATTCATAAAAGCCAATGATACGCGGAATGAACTCATGAAAGTATACATTTGCGTCCTGTGGGGAAACAAGGAAATGGCCCTGCACGCGGTAAACGCCGTCTTTGTACACGGCATTTGCACGCCGGGCGCTGCCGCAGGCACCGCAGTTTTCACAGGTGGCGGCGTCTGGATTTTCAAACTCAACCCAGACCAGTTTTCCTTCTTTATCCGACAAGTCCCTTAGCTTTTTGCCTTTCATTAAAACACCTTCTTTTTGTTGCATTTCTAGTATACCCCGCGTGCGGCAGTTTGTAAACGCCTTTCCCCGGGGCAATGCAGCTGGAAAAAAGCAGCAGGCGAAAAAAGTGCAGATATGCGAGAGAGAATTGAAGGATCCAGAAGAAAAACCCACACAAAGCCGGTGATTTTTAGAGGCTGTTTAAAAATCTGTTGAGATATGACGGAATTTTCAAAAATATATTGACAGAATATGAATTTAACACTATTATATCTGTTGTTGCGTTTGCATCTGACGAAAACCCGGTACCGTTCTGCTGCCGCAGCTGAAAAAGCCTTTTTGCTGCGAAAAATCCTTTGCGGGGCGCAGCAGAGATACAGCACCGGGGGTAGCGTTTAACCATGCCTGGCTCAACGTAACTGAATAACCGCAAAGGGGATGCATTTCTATGGAAAAAGAACCAATCATTGCGCTGAAAGACATTGCCGTGGCTTTTGACGGCGAGCCGGTACTGCAGGACTTCAACCTCAGTATTCGTGACGGGGAATTTGTCACGCTGCTGGGGCCTTCCGGCTGCGGAAAGACCACAACGCTCCGCATTATCGGCGGTTTTGTGCAGCCTGACCGGGGTGATGTCTTTTTTAACGGCCGGCGTATCAACGATACACCGGCGTACCAGCGCGAAGTAAACACCATCTTTCAAAAGTACGCACTGTTTCCGCATTTAAATGTGTACGACAATGTAGCTTTTGGCATGCGCGTACACAAAAGGCCGGAGAAAGAAATCCGCACGGCTGTGCGCAGTATGCTGGAAATGGTGAATTTGCGCGGCTTTGAGCACCGCAGTGTCGAGCGGCTTTCCGGTGGGCAGCAGCAGCGGGTGGCTATTGCGCGGGCGCTGGTCAATCACCCAAAGGTGCTTTTGCTGGATGAGCCGCTGGGTGCGCTGGATATGAAGCTGCGCAAAGATATGCAGGTCGAGCTGAAAAAGATTCAGCAGCAGACCGGCATTACCTTTTTGTTTGTCACGCATGACCAGGAAGAAGCCCTCTCTATGAGCGACACGGTCGTGGTTATGGATGCCGGCCGCATTCAGCAGATTGGTACGCCGCAGGATATTTACAATGAACCCAAAAATGCCTTTGTTGCGGATTTTATCGGTGAATCCAATATTATAGACGGCATTATGCGGCAAGATTATCTGGCAGAGTTTGCCGGGTGCAAATTCCGCTGCGTCGATAAAGGTTTTGCGCCAAATGAAGCAGTGGATGTCGTTATCCGCCCGGAAGACATCGATGTGGTCGCGTCAGAGAAAAGCCCGCTGCACGGCGTGGTTACGAATGTGACTTTTAAGGGCGTGCACAATGAAATTATTGTAGATGTAGGCGGATTTAAATGGATGATTCAGTCGATTCATTATACCGGCGTAGGTGAGCACATCGGGCTGGAAATTGAGCCGGATGATATTCATATTATGCACAAATCCAGTTACTCCGGTTCGTTTGGTGACTACAGCACCTTCAGCGACGAAATGGAGGAGGATATTCTGACTTCTGAAGAAGCCGAAGCCCAGGAAGAGGCCAAGCAGGAACAGGGGGAAGAAGCATGAAATCTAAAAAGGCGTTTTCTCCCTACATTGTTTGGATGATTCTTTTTACAGTGGTGCCAATGCTGCTGGTCCTGTACTTTGCCTTTACCGACCGCAGCGGTGCCTTTACACTGGAAAACCTGCGCCAAGTGGGGCAGTACAGCAATGTATTTCTGCGCTCTATCTGGCAGGGTGCGCTGGCTACCGTTATCTGTCTGGTGCTGGGCTATCCGCTTGCGTACTGTATTGCACATATGAAATTAAAGACACAAAGCGTGATGGTGCTGCTGATTATGCTGCCCATGTGGATGAACTTTCTGTTGCGCACCTATGCCTGGATGACAATTTTAGAGGACAATGGCATTTTGAATTCTCTGTTTGTCATGCTCGGCCTGCCCAAAGTGCACATGATTAATACGGCCGGCGCGGTGGTGCTGGGCATGGTGTACAATTACATTCCCTATATGATTTTGCCGATGTATACTGTGCTTACGCGTATTGATACCTCTGTACTGGAAGCAGCACAGGACCTTGGCGCAAACCGGGCACAGGTTTTTTGCCGGGTAACACTGCCCATGAGCATGCCGGGGGTCATTTCCGGCATTACCATGGTATTTGTGCCGGCAGTCAGCACCTTTATTATCAGCAAGATGCTGGGCGGCGGCAGCAACCTTTTGATTGGCGATGTCGTCGAGATGCAGTTCCTCGGCTCTGCCTATAACCCGAATCTCGGGTCGGCTATTTCGCTGGTGCTTATGCTGCTGATCATTGTCTGCCTCGGTATTATGAATGAATTCGATGAGGGCGGCGAACAGGAGGCGGTGCTGGTATGAAGGCTGTTTCCAAAGTTTATATGGTGCTGATTTTCCTGTTTCTGTATGCGCCGATTTTTGTACTGATTCTGTTTAGCTTTAATAATTCCAATGCTATGAGCCGCTCTGTGTTTTCGGGCTTTTCGCTGCGCTGGTACCGTCAGCTTTTTGGGGACCGCATGATTTTAGAGGCGCTGCGCAATACACTGATTATTGCGGTGGTGGCTGCAGCGGTCGCTACCGTGCTGGGGACCTTGGGCGCAATTGGCATTAACAGCCTCAAGGGCAAGTGGGCCCGCCGTATGGCAATGGACGTGACAAACCTGCCCATGGTCAACCCCGAGATTGTCACCGGCGTATCGATGATGCTGCTGTTTGTTATTGCAATGCGCGCTGTTGGTGCCGGCCTTGGCTTTGGCAGCTTGATTATTGCACACATCACATTTTGCCTGCCGTATGTCATCCTTTCTGTGCGGCCAAAGCTGCTGCAGATGGACCCGCATCTGTACGAAGCAGCGCAGGACCTAGGCTGTACGCCTGTGCAGGCCTTTTTCAAGGTTGTGCTGCCACAGATTGCGCCCGGTATTGTTTCCGGCGCCATGATGGCCTTTACGCTGTCGATTGATGATTTTGTAATCAGCTACTTTACCAGCGGCACAACGCAAACTCTGCCAATCTATATTTACTCCATGACGCGCAAGCGCATCAGCCCCGAAATCAATGCCCTTTCCACGGTGCTGTTTGCGGTGATTCTGGTACTGCTCATTGTGGTCAATGTGAGTCAGTCGGGCAGCGCAGCCCGGGCGGCCCGCCGCCAAGCGAAAGCAGAGGAGGCGGAGGAGCTGTGAAAAAAAGGATTTGCTCTTTTCTGCTGGCACTGCTGGTAGCCTGCAGCAGCGCTGCACCGGCTTTTGCCTCTGCCGGAAGCAACAGTTCCAGAGCGCTGGCCGGCACCACAATTCATGTTTATAACTGGGGTGAGTATATCAGCAAAGGCACAGACGGCAGCATGGATGTCAATGCTGAGTTTACTCGCCGCACCGGTATCCAGGTAGACTACACCACTTTTGATACCAATGAATCGCTGTACTCCAAGCTGGCAGGCGGCGGCGCGCAGTACGATGTGATTGTTCCCTCGGACTATATGATTAACAAGCTGATTAAGCAGAATATGCTGGAAAAGCTGGATTATCAGAATATTCCGAATTATCAGTATATTGACAAACAGTACAGAAATCTTTCTTACGACCCCAAGGGCACTTATTCGGTGCCTTACACCTGGGGCACGGTGGGCATTCTGTACAACAAAAAGTACGTAAAAAAAGAGGAAACTACTTCTTGGGATATCCTGTGGGATAAAAAATATGCCGGCAAGATTTTAATGTTTGACAACCCGCGCGATGCCTTTGGCATTGCGCAGAAAAAGCTGGGGATTTCTTATAACACCACAGATAGCAATGAGTGGGAGGCTGCCGCTGCGCTGCTAAAGCAGCAGAAGCCGCTAGTGCAGTCCTATGTAATGGACCAGATTTTCGATAAGATGGATTCTGGGGAAGCATGGGTGGCACCCTATTATGCGGGTGACGGCGAGTCGCTGTCGCGGGAAAACCCCAATATCGGCTTTACGATTCCCACAAAACAGGGAACCAACTTCTTTGTAGACGCACTCTGCGTTCCCAAAGGCTGCCAAAATAAAGCCGCTGCAGAAGCCTACATCAATTTTCTCTGCAGCCCAGAAGTCTCTGCCGCCAATATGCAGACAATCGGCTACTCCACCCCGGAAACGGCTGCGCGCAAACTGCTGCCCAAAGAGATGGCCCAGAGTATGATCTGCTACCCGCCGCAGTCTATTTTGGACAAAGCGGAGGTCTTTACCAATCTGCCGGACAAAACGCTGACCTTGATTGATGAATTGTGGACAGAAGTCAAGATGGGTGGTTCCGGCGATACGCTGACGCTGATTTTTGTGCTGTGTGCGTTTTTGGCAGTGTATGTAGGCATTGTTATTTACAAAAAGCAAAAGCGAAAAAAGGAAATGGAATAAAAAGAAGCACTGCCGCAGGCCGTTTTGGTTTGCAGCAGTGCTTTTGATTTTGTATGGAAAAGATAGATAAAAAACGTATTAAACAGCCGGCGCAACGGAATCAGAAACTGCAAACAGGCGTTTCGCATTTTCACAGCCGGCGTCCAATACTTTCTGAGTGGAAATGCCGCGCACAGCGGCAATGACCTTTGCAGAGTAAGGAATCATGGTAGAGTCGCAGCGTGCCCCTCGCAGTGGAACCGGCGCCATGTAGGGGCAGTCTGTTTCGTTCAGCAGACGGTCCAGCGGCACTGCTTCTGCAACACGCAGCGGCATCTTTGCGTTTTTAAATGTCACTGCGCCGCCCAGCCCAATGTACATGCCCAGCTTTAAGATTTCCTGCATTGTTTCGACACTGCCCGAAAAGCAGTGAACAACACCCTGCGGCCGATACTGCTGCAGCAGTTTCAGGGCATCTGCATGTGCATCGCGGTCGTGTACAATGACAGGCAGTTTGTATTTGGCAGCCAGCTGCAGCTGTGCAGCAAAGGCGGCTTTCTGTACATCACGCGGCGGGTTGCCGGCAAAATGGTAATCCAAGCCGATTTCACCGACGGCGACGATTTGGTTTTCTTCTTTTTTCTGCAGAAGCTTTTCCAGCTGCTGAAGCCAGTTTTCCGGTGAAGCGCCGACTTCTTCCGGGTGAATCCCGACCGCTGCGTGAATGTAGGGATA
Proteins encoded in this window:
- a CDS encoding TatD family hydrolase — its product is MTYHHIFDSHAHYDDTAFDPDRSVLLQTLPQQGVCHVIDCGATLAGCRAAVELAQKYPYIHAAVGIHPEEVGASPENWLQQLEKLLQKKEENQIVAVGEIGLDYHFAGNPPRDVQKAAFAAQLQLAAKYKLPVIVHDRDAHADALKLLQQYRPQGVVHCFSGSVETMQEILKLGMYIGLGGAVTFKNAKMPLRVAEAVPLDRLLNETDCPYMAPVPLRGARCDSTMIPYSAKVIAAVRGISTQKVLDAGCENAKRLFAVSDSVAPAV
- a CDS encoding ABC transporter permease is translated as MKSKKAFSPYIVWMILFTVVPMLLVLYFAFTDRSGAFTLENLRQVGQYSNVFLRSIWQGALATVICLVLGYPLAYCIAHMKLKTQSVMVLLIMLPMWMNFLLRTYAWMTILEDNGILNSLFVMLGLPKVHMINTAGAVVLGMVYNYIPYMILPMYTVLTRIDTSVLEAAQDLGANRAQVFCRVTLPMSMPGVISGITMVFVPAVSTFIISKMLGGGSNLLIGDVVEMQFLGSAYNPNLGSAISLVLMLLIIVCLGIMNEFDEGGEQEAVLV
- a CDS encoding ABC transporter permease, which encodes MKAVSKVYMVLIFLFLYAPIFVLILFSFNNSNAMSRSVFSGFSLRWYRQLFGDRMILEALRNTLIIAVVAAAVATVLGTLGAIGINSLKGKWARRMAMDVTNLPMVNPEIVTGVSMMLLFVIAMRAVGAGLGFGSLIIAHITFCLPYVILSVRPKLLQMDPHLYEAAQDLGCTPVQAFFKVVLPQIAPGIVSGAMMAFTLSIDDFVISYFTSGTTQTLPIYIYSMTRKRISPEINALSTVLFAVILVLLIVVNVSQSGSAARAARRQAKAEEAEEL
- a CDS encoding spermidine/putrescine ABC transporter substrate-binding protein, translating into MKKRICSFLLALLVACSSAAPAFASAGSNSSRALAGTTIHVYNWGEYISKGTDGSMDVNAEFTRRTGIQVDYTTFDTNESLYSKLAGGGAQYDVIVPSDYMINKLIKQNMLEKLDYQNIPNYQYIDKQYRNLSYDPKGTYSVPYTWGTVGILYNKKYVKKEETTSWDILWDKKYAGKILMFDNPRDAFGIAQKKLGISYNTTDSNEWEAAAALLKQQKPLVQSYVMDQIFDKMDSGEAWVAPYYAGDGESLSRENPNIGFTIPTKQGTNFFVDALCVPKGCQNKAAAEAYINFLCSPEVSAANMQTIGYSTPETAARKLLPKEMAQSMICYPPQSILDKAEVFTNLPDKTLTLIDELWTEVKMGGSGDTLTLIFVLCAFLAVYVGIVIYKKQKRKKEME
- a CDS encoding ABC transporter ATP-binding protein — its product is MEKEPIIALKDIAVAFDGEPVLQDFNLSIRDGEFVTLLGPSGCGKTTTLRIIGGFVQPDRGDVFFNGRRINDTPAYQREVNTIFQKYALFPHLNVYDNVAFGMRVHKRPEKEIRTAVRSMLEMVNLRGFEHRSVERLSGGQQQRVAIARALVNHPKVLLLDEPLGALDMKLRKDMQVELKKIQQQTGITFLFVTHDQEEALSMSDTVVVMDAGRIQQIGTPQDIYNEPKNAFVADFIGESNIIDGIMRQDYLAEFAGCKFRCVDKGFAPNEAVDVVIRPEDIDVVASEKSPLHGVVTNVTFKGVHNEIIVDVGGFKWMIQSIHYTGVGEHIGLEIEPDDIHIMHKSSYSGSFGDYSTFSDEMEEDILTSEEAEAQEEAKQEQGEEA
- a CDS encoding ABC transporter permease produces the protein MSSDMLPLFGQGILESLYMVLFSTFFAYVIGLPLGVILVVTAKNGIRPNAGVYKIVDIVVNITRSVPFLILMVAIIPFTRMIAGTSIGTNATIVPLTISAAPFVARLVESPLADVDAGVVEAAQSMGCTTWQTIWKVLLPEAKPGLLRNMAIATTTILGYSAMAGFIGGGGLGTIATNYGYYRYDSVTMLITVVLLVVITQILQGVGLKIANASDKRKL
- a CDS encoding MetQ/NlpA family ABC transporter substrate-binding protein; its protein translation is MKKILAFTLAAVFAAGTLAGCGSSASSAAGSASAAASTTTTAAKGGTITVGASPSPHEEILNNVVKQQLAKEGYTLVVKEFSDYVQPNLALDSKSLDANYFQHKPYLDSFNKEKNTHIVSMGPVHYEPFGIYAGKTKKLADLKDGATISVPNDTTNEARALLLLQDNGIIKLKSGAGITATKKDIESNPKNIKIQEIEAAQLPRSIQDVDLAVINGNYAISGGLKVKDALAVEKNTSVAAKTYANVLAVREGDENRADLKALYKALTSKETQDYITQHYAGAVVPSTVS
- a CDS encoding ATP-binding cassette domain-containing protein, giving the protein MAKSILEVRDLCKTYTTRGGEVEALQHVDLTVERGEIFGIIGMSGAGKSSLVRCINLLETPTSGSVLFDGQDMVAAAPAQLRKARRSISMVFQQFNLLMQRTALRNVSFPMEIAGVPKKEACAKAADLLETVGLSDWSGSYPSQLSGGQKQRVAIARALATEPKMLLCDEATSALDPSTTLSILQLLKKINTTYGITILVITHQMNVIEEICSKVAILSSGKVVETGPVREIFANPKTEAAKKLVLPGPGQKEQALGRRQVRIVFDGVDSCEPVVAQLVLHFQSEVNIMYADTRDINGKAVGQMVLQLPEDRSLGDRMIAFCKARGLTAEEVTADEQ